A region of Methanomassiliicoccales archaeon DNA encodes the following proteins:
- a CDS encoding type IV pilin: MWKFRKDSRAVSPVIATILMVAITVVLAAVLYVMVSGYGGGGETAP; this comes from the coding sequence ATGTGGAAATTCCGAAAGGATTCCAGGGCGGTTTCGCCTGTCATCGCTACCATCCTGATGGTGGCCATCACCGTAGTGCTGGCCGCCGTCCTCTATGTGATGGTCAGCGGATACGGTGGCGGTGGCGAGACGGCTCC